In the genome of Lathyrus oleraceus cultivar Zhongwan6 chromosome 4, CAAS_Psat_ZW6_1.0, whole genome shotgun sequence, the window GAGGAAAAGTTGATACAGGTACTAAAGAAACATAAAAGTGCTATTGGGTGGactattgaggatttaaaaggtattagccccacagtatgcatgcataagatactgatggaggataattagaaaccagtagtacaaccacaaaggaggttaaacccagcaatgaaagaagtggtaaggaaagaggttgtaaagttgttagattcgggaatgatttaccccatTTCTGACAGCTCGTGGGTGAGTCCagtgcatgtggtaccaaagaaaggaggaaccacaataatcttaaatgaaaagaatgaactgatcccaactcgcacagtgacagggtggcgagtatgcatcgattacagaagactGAACATTGCAACaagaaaggatcattttcctctcccttttattgatcaaatgttagaaagactTGCAGGTCATGAGTATTATTGCTTTCTGGATGGATATTCGGGATACAATCAAATTGCTGTAGCCCCGGAAGATCAGGAAAAAACTGCATTTACATGTCCTTATGGTATTTTCGCTTACAGACGGATGCCATTTGGGCTATGCAATTCCCCAGCTACTTTGCAGAGGTTTATGGCATCTATATTTTCCGACATGCTTGAAAAGtatatggaggtgtttatggatgatttctctgtgtttggttcttcttttgataattgtttagctaacttgtctcttgttttgcaaagatgtcaggaaactaaccttattctcaattgggagaaatgtcatttcatggtgcaGGAAGGAATTGTGCTAGGACACAAAATTTCCCACAAAGGAATTGAAGTGGACAAAGCCAAAGTGGAGGTGATAGCTAGCCTCCCACCTCCGGTGAATGAAAAAGGGATAAGGAGTTTTTTGGGCCATGCAGGTTTTTATCGCAGGTTTATCAGAGACTTCTCAAGAGTTGCCAAACCATTGACTGATTTGCTAGTTAAGGACAagcaatttaattttgataaaaacTGCATGGTAGCTTTCGAAACGTTAAAGAGTAAGTTGAGCAGTGCGCCTGTTGTAATCGCCCCCGATTGGTCCTtgcctttcgaaataatgtgtgatgcaagtgaccttgctgtgggggctgtcctaggacagagaaaggacaaattattgcatgtgatttattatgctagtcatgtccttaacccggcccaaatgaattatgcaactaccgaaaaggagttgttggccgtggtttatgcttttgacaaatttagatcatatttgcttggttcaaaagtcattgtgtatactgatcatgctgctttaaagtatttgtttgctaaacaggaatcaaagccgagacttttgagatggatcctccttcttcaggagtttgatttggaaatcaaagacaaaaagGGGTGCGAGAACACGGTTGCGGACCACTTATCTCGCATGTCCCCAATCAAAGAAACTGAGGAAGAACATCCTATTCAGGACACATTCGCTGATGAGCAAATACTTGCTGTTCAGGAGATACCATGGTTTGCTGACTATGCGAACTATGTGGTAGGTGGGGTTATAcgataacacgaaattatatcatattttaggacttaattcaattaaattttattattatttatttcagttcacttcattttattagatattacgcggtattttcttcctatttgtctcaggtggcttattttgaagcacaagtaaaaatggaagaaaaggaggtgcaaaaaggaaagaaaatgaaccaaatgtcaaagcccagcccaaaacaCAAAAGCGCAGGTGTCGTGcatgtgacggacgtcacagagggcgtgacgagcgtcacgccttgcacactcctgtgacggacgtcacacatggtgtgacgaacgtcacaccattcccctacatttttggcgcaagcaacgcctcagagacgttgaggagacgttgaggagtgttgagccctatatccacgccatgcatttatgcacgttgaagacctttttggcagcggaagcggttactcaagcatatataaatagccacttgcaaaaccaaaaggggttccgaagcttttccacattttttcctttgccgttttcgcttttgcatattttcttttccagcaacttaacattattgtttctttattatttttacgagTTCTACATTATCTCTCTTGCAATTTatattttcctttttcctttttagcatttagttaattcttttcgtacaatagtttctacaccggaaactattgtgcacctttttaccggatctaaccttacgttagaatctagttttatttccttcgttttaatttgttgtttaattgaagaatccaagaacaaatcctaccggcttgtggtggagtgttcaagactattgtttacctcattcaggttctttaattattatttaatgctttgttttattatttatttatattatctgcctgggatgagtctgtttatgcatgataagtattttagtttgtttagcatgtctggctaattcgcttagatatcggtatgtaaagtaagcggaataaggaatcaaaactaagtcggttaaattaagtttagaattaaaatcactctttttacggtctcaatttacaggtttaataacaaaggtttttacgaaagtaaaagacataaagaagttaaaatcaatagagcgagagtttgaggttttaactggacagtgtaaattagacattaattctagatcagggcgagagcaagttttagagttaattaaattccgatcttttccaaaaagtatttttgaagattgaatgtgaggacgagagttaagcattcgaatttaattatataacctaagtcaacagagcgagagtttgagataagggtgtttaaacggtcagtgttttcttgaaaagagtttctatggactgtattgctttcaaaaaatggtttttgacttaattataagtgacagctacattaacataaaatcatggtttattcaacagagcgagagtttgagataaaacttttaatcaataaagtcaactgaaaagatttattttaaaaccaagagaccgacaaaggattgattccctaattacgacgaactacataccgatatctgctttattaatatttagtctagatcttagtttagtttttagctttcccccaaacaatcaaagtattacctgccttagctttacgaagtaatcttagaaaacggtatatcgattcataagtccctgtgggatcgatatcttttaaaactacgcgatagaactgtgcacttgcagtttgtaccccaaattcgactcataaagtcgcgatcaagtttttggcgccgttgccggggacttttatttaatcgatatcgtaactcttccgttacgctgtagagactaaggtttctttttcttctattctttctttcgttgatttgtatgccatgcactcgctctcaaggcgaaccgctctatttacgaatcaacgatatcgaactatatctccgagtcctacgacgaattcgggaatatcgtgctgcaaacaatctccctcctatagaacttcctgatttcaaaaacctttttccttcgataaccgagatggcagaaccagctcgtgctcttagagattacgccgctccatcgcaagatgagccgcattcaagtattgctccacccgcaatcaaagcaaacaacttcgaacttaaaccttcgctgttgcaggctgtgcaacagaaccaattctctggaaatcctaccgaggatccaaaccttcatttatccgtatttgtccaatacgctgatactgttaaagctaatggtgtcacttcagaggcaattcgacttcgtctttttcctttctcattaagagatagcgctagaagatggcttcaatctcttccttccaactcagtcaccacatggaacgagttgaagaaagtttttcttgcccgatactttccgccaagcaaaacagctatgttaagagcccagataaacggatttaaacagaaagacaacgagtctcttttcgaagcatgggaaagatacaaagacatgatgagactttgcccacaccatggtttggaagactggttagtaattcacacattttataatggtctcttgtacaacacaaggttaacaatagacaccgctgcaggtggtgcactaatgaacaaaccttatgctgatgcttaccagcttatcgaaagcatggcccaaaaccactatcagtggggaaccgaacgaacaatggtggaaaaacctcaaacgaaaactggcatgtacgagataagtaaccttgatcacgttaatgcaaaagtggatgctttggtccagaaaattgaaagtttaaatgtatcacctccagccgccgtggttgctataactcagaattgcgaggtctgtggaatccaaggtcacactcctacagattgtcaactcttgacaggaatccgagcagagcaagtaaactatgctcaaggaagcccctactcgaatacctataactcaaattggaagaaccacccaaacttttcatataagagtaataatgctttgtacgcacctggacagtctcaAAATCAAaccccagctatacctccgggatatcagaaaccgaacccatccatgcctaacaataacaCCCCTAGGAAATCtaacttggaaatcatgatggaaaactttatagcttcccaacaacaaaccaataaagattttttaaaccagaatgtacacactggcgaacaacttaaacaactagcaagcaaagtagatgccttggctacccataacaaaatgctggaaacacaaatatcacaagtagcccaacaacaagcacctactgctgccccaactggtacattccctggacagccccaacctaacccgagaagccacgctcatgcaattatattaagaagtggaacggaagtggaaggaccgtctgatccaaggatagaaaaccaaaaccctaagaaatcaactgaggaaagtgaacctaaggaaaaggaagagagtaataaggaaaccctagaaaagaaggaaccttatgtaccttcaccaccttacaaaccacctatcccttaccctcaaaggcttgttaaaaccaaagatgcgggccaatttagaaaatttgttgatctccttaaacaattaaacgttacaattccgttcaccgaagctattacgcagatgccctcctatgctaaattcttaaaagaaattctttctaataagaggaaacttgaagatagcgaaaccgttacactccctgccgaatgtagcgctataatccaaaacatgcctcctaaactcaaggatccaggtagtttctctataccctgtcacataggaaaatttgtcatcgacaaagccttatgcgatttaggagccggaattagcgttatgcctttatccatatgtaagaaattggaaatgggagaattaagaccaaccaaaatatctgtgcaactagcagatcgttccataaaatatcctgtaggaattcttgaaaacgttcccgtacgcataggtcaattctacattccaactgattttacaattatggacattagagaagatgatattacacccattatactgggaagaccgtttttagcaactgccggtgcaatcatagacgtaaaacgaggacgactcaccttcgaagtaggtgaagagaaaattgagttcattctttcccaattcttgaaagcacctgcaatagaagatacatgttacttcatggatatcatcgatgaatgcataaaagaagcagagttaggagaagacaaatcatcagactatcttttaaaagacaaatctaaccaatgtttagcaataacaccggaccccACGCAATGTCTAAACAAACCAACCcttgacctgaaaacacttcccaaaaatctgagatatgaattcctagatTTAGAACTCGAACGACCcgtgatagttaatgcagacctaggaagactcgaaacagaaaaactcctacatatcttaagaaagtatccaaccgcactaggttaccacatcaccgatcttaaaggaataagtccttctatttgtatgcaccgcatcatgttagaagaagactgtaaaacctctagggaacaccagaggagactaaatccgatcctgagtgaggtagtaaagaaggaaataaccaagttattagaagcaggtattatatatcctatatctgatagcaaatgggttagtcctgtacacgtagtaccaaagaaaggaggcataaccgttattgaaaacgaaaaaggggaaactataactaaacgaatcgaatcgggatggagaatgtgcattgactataggaaactaaacaaagcaacccgaaaagatcatttccctttaccattcattgaccagatgttagaacgattagcaaaacattcacatttctgttatctagacggttattcaggcttcttccaaataccaattcaccctaatgaccaagaaaagacaacgttcacgtgcccttttggtaccttcgcttatagacgaatgccgtttggcctgtgtaatgctcctgcaacctttcaaagatgcatgatggcaattttcgccgactttctcgaaaacatcatggaagtatttatggatgacttttccgtatacggacaaagttttgaagaatgccttgaaaacctagaaagagttcttgagcgatgtgtgaaagtaaacttagtacttaactgggagaagtgccattttatggtacaagaaggaatttttttaggacacatcatctcgaacagaggaattgaactagacaaagccaaaatagaggtaatcgaaaaccttcaacccccgaaaactgtgagagaagtacgaagcttcttaggacacggcggtttttaccgacgattcatcaaagacttctctaagataactaaacctttaaccggactattgatgaaagatgctgatttcatattcgacgataactgtttaaaagcatttcaagcgcttaagcaagcattgatctccgcacccataatgcagacacccgactggaatgaaccattcgaaataatgtgtgatgccagcgattatgctgtaggtgctgtcttaggacacgccgatttttaccgacgattcatcaaagacttctctaagataactaaacctttaaccggactattgatgaaagatgctgatttcatattcgacgataactgtttaaaagcatttcaagcgcttaagcaagcattgatctccgcacccataatgcaaacacccgactggaatgaaccattcgaaataatgtgtgatgccagcgattatgctgtaggtgctgttttaggacaacgaaaggataaaaagcttcacgttatatattacgcaagcagaaccctggatgaagcgcaaatgaattacgccactaccgagaaagaactcctagcagttgtatttgcgctagataaatttcgttcttacttggtcggagccaaaataatagtttacactgaccacgctgctatcaagtaccttttaacaaaaaaggatgctaaacctagactcctaagatggatcttgttgctacaagagttcgatttagaaatcaaagacaagaaaggaactgaaaacgtagtagcagaccacctctctagacttgagaaccttgaaccggaaagaacctcaattaacgatgatttctcgtacgataaacttatagctactttgggAGAGAACAACTCCGACACGCAAGcagaaaccaccttagctatatctgtcacaccatggtacgctgatctcgtcaattatttagctgccggaataaTTCCGCCcactttatcctaccagcagaagaaacgattcttctacgatataaaacactattactgggacgatcccttacttttcaaaaggggccccgatggtattttccgtcgatgtatacccgaagaagaggtagaaaatataatccaacactgccactccgctccttatggtggacacacaagtacatccaagacctgctctaaaatcctacaagccggcttttattggccaactatatggaaggacgtacatgcggctattaaggaatgtgacagatgtcaacgcaccggaaacatatctagacgtgacgagatgccacaaaaaggtattttggaagtagagatcttcgacgtgtggggaatagacttcatgggaccttttccatcctctttcggtaacaaatacatactcgtggcagttgactacgtatcaaaatggatcgaagctatagcttctccaacaaatgacacccgagtagtaactagactctttaagaatataatatttccgagatttggcatcccaagaatagtagtcagtgatggtggatcgcactttatatccaaggtactcgaaaaattattatttaaatatggcgtgagacataggatagcgacaccttaccaccctcagaccagtggacaagtggaagtatctaacagagaaatcaagcaaatactagaaaaaacagtcgccacttccaggaaagattggtcattgaaattaccagaagctttgtgggcataccgaactgcttataaaacccccatagggacgaccccatttaagctcatatatggaaaatcctgccatctcccggtagaattagaacataaagcctattgggctattagaaatctgaatctaaactataaagccgccggtgaaaagagaatccttgacataaacgaattagaggaactcagaagagacgcctatgaaaatgccagaatctacaaagaaagaacaaaacaatggcatgacaagcgtatatcaaggaaaatcttcaagcaaggcgacacagtccttttatttaactctagactaaagttattcccgggaaaactacgatccagatggccaggaccttttcatatcactaacatctttcccagtggagcgatagaaattaaaggcaaatccacaGAACCGTTCACTGTAAAtgggcaacgtctaaaacactatcactatgcggaaaccaatggagattcgcaaatcctacacttagacgaaacgcctACAGGATtaatagattatatttaacagtttctttgtcgagcttgcgacatttaaacaaagcgcttagtgggagacaaccaacaattattttattatttccttatatattattattatcttcctatttcttccttaattattcttttaatttctgtttagtattcattcctaattcattttaatttaataataacttttttttcttctttcggcatttggccaaatcctgactaaaactcatgttttcttttctctagctaacactaaccagatgggacatattgatcgtatgggtatcaaattcagaggaatgactcagaaacaaaagtttgaagaactagccactagagagatgctacctagtttatatgctgatgattgggctatgactgcccttggactgagacaaagtgtcctgtatttgctgaatcagataggatgggagacatcccctatcctaagacatttcaccacctaccggagactcacactagaattccttagctcattaatttatctacccagccatggaaaaggaattagcagaggttttatccagttcagaatgttcaacatggagtaccaatttaatattagagactttaccaaccttttgggttttcctacctcctttgacacattcacagtaagccaggaagaactttttgaatatagagaacttgaacacttttggggtaagttgactggaaatgacgagcccgaggaacatgagtttctctctggaaacatacacaacccggcctttcgctatttccataagatcctgacccacactttatttgggaagaagccaaatggtacttcagtttcacgtgatgaactcttcatcatattttgtgcttcccaaaaccgtccagtaaacggtgccacttttatgttagctaatttggaccaccttatcccggatgagcgagcaccaatccgaataggcggtttgataactatgataggtaatgctattggattacgtcagcctatgcttgacctaagccctttttgtggcattactactatgagtatacccttcctcttcaacactatgtttatagcaaacctagggtctgacgagtttgagcttattattgataaccaagttctttgccttttcaccatgcccgatcctaggactagtgttcataaccgcagtaactggctctacaacctgaacgaaaccccctctccggctagatccactgaatccatccaggactatgagatttgtgatgactatgagacttatgatgaccagatccctcatgctgaatctgaccctcagacaccatctggctattatgatattgaccctcctcctcagcctgttcagaccgaagaatcagcagtatccgacctccggcatcatatgcccggaactgattataacaccgccattgaagctttgatgtcagaacaaggcgccctcagagaagaatttactgacatg includes:
- the LOC127135628 gene encoding uncharacterized protein LOC127135628, whose protein sequence is KQRLIRWILLLQEFDVEIKDKKGSENLVADHLSRLVNVEVTASEKEIREEFPDEKLFKVQVRPWFADFANHKASGCVPADLTSNQKRKFLSDAKYYVWDDPYLFKLGSDNLLRRCVTDAHTHAQSCDSCQRSGGIGKRDEMPLQNIQEVEVFDCWGIDFVGPFPPSYGNEYMLVAVDYVSKWVEAIASPRADAKTVINFLKKNIFSRFGTPRVLISDGGSHFCNAPLETILKHYGVSHRVTTPYHPQANGQAEVSNREIKRILEKTVSNSKKEWSQKLDEALWAYRTAFKAPIGLTPFQLVFGKTCHLPVELEHKALWALKFLNFEPELAGNKRKVQLLELEEMRNAAYHSSWLYKEKAKKYHDKKIRTKEFYYCFLDGYSGYNQIAVAPEDQEKTAFTCPYGIFAYRRMPFGLCNSPATLQRFMASIFSDMLEKYMEVFMDDFSVFGSSFDNCLANLSLVLQRCQETNLILNWEKCHFMVQEGIVLGHKISHKGIEVDKAKVEVIASLPPPVNEKGIRSFLGHAGFYRRFIRDFSRVAKPLTDLLVKDKQFNFDKNCMVAFETLKSKLSSAPVVIAPDWSLPFEIMCDASDLAVGAVLGQRKDKLLHVIYYANGYSGFFQIPIHPNDQEKTTFTCPFGTFAYRRMPFGLCNAPATFQRCMMAIFADFLENIMEVFMDDFSVYGQSFEECLENLERVLERCVKVNLVLNWEKCHFMVQEGIFLGHIISNRGIELDKAKIEVIENLQPPKTVREVRSFLGHGGFYRRFIKDFSKITKPLTGLLMKDADFIFDDNCLKAFQALKQALISAPIMQTPDWNEPFEIMCDASDYAVGAVLGQRKDKKLHVIYYASRTLDEAQMNYATTEKELLAVVFALDKFRSYLVGAKIIVYTDHAAIKYLLTKKDAKP